In Chroogloeocystis siderophila 5.2 s.c.1, one DNA window encodes the following:
- a CDS encoding cytochrome P450 has product MRVTSSIQTPALLQTLQLISEPTKFLESCVQRYGDPFTVRVLGLNSPPVVFFGSPQAIKEIFALPGEKFDFKKATHVFKPLMGEKSIILQEGRSHQRQKQLMMPPFHGDRMKAYGEIIAQITTNVTDQWSVGKVISLQHEMSNITLQIILRVVFGISPGTRYDKIQMLLGSLLDDVTKPLYSSLFFFPPLQKDLGAWSPWGKFLRRRQAIDELIYSEIAQRRQENKTTRSDILSMLIAARDENGQPLTDVELRDQLVSLLLLGYETTAAALSWAFYLIHSSPQVLAKLLQELAASSANPEDVAALPYLTAICQETLRIYPIGLICTPRMVRDSVQIAGETFHAETIVVPCIYLAHRRPETYPQPEEFLPERFLTRKFSPYEYLPFGGGIRGCIGIAFSMYEMKLVLATILSRFHLALADSRPAHPVRRGITIIPSASGMNMVVKAQQPAKVPVKM; this is encoded by the coding sequence ATGCGAGTAACTTCTTCTATACAAACTCCTGCACTACTGCAAACTTTGCAATTAATTTCTGAACCAACTAAGTTCTTAGAAAGTTGTGTGCAGCGGTATGGAGATCCTTTTACTGTTAGAGTACTAGGTTTGAATTCTCCACCAGTTGTGTTTTTTGGTAGTCCCCAAGCTATTAAAGAAATCTTTGCTTTACCAGGTGAGAAGTTTGATTTTAAAAAGGCTACTCATGTTTTCAAACCGTTGATGGGAGAGAAATCAATTATTTTACAAGAAGGTCGTAGTCATCAGCGCCAGAAACAATTAATGATGCCACCGTTTCATGGCGATCGCATGAAAGCTTATGGTGAAATTATCGCGCAAATTACGACAAACGTCACTGACCAATGGTCTGTAGGAAAAGTCATTTCGCTACAGCACGAAATGTCAAATATTACTTTGCAGATTATTTTACGAGTTGTCTTTGGAATTAGTCCAGGAACGCGCTATGACAAAATTCAAATGTTACTTGGTTCGCTATTAGATGATGTCACGAAGCCTTTGTACTCTAGTTTGTTTTTCTTTCCACCGCTACAAAAGGATTTGGGTGCCTGGAGTCCTTGGGGAAAATTTTTACGACGCCGACAAGCGATTGATGAGTTAATTTATAGCGAAATTGCGCAGCGTAGGCAAGAAAACAAGACTACGCGTAGTGATATTCTTTCAATGTTAATAGCTGCACGCGATGAAAACGGTCAACCTCTGACTGATGTAGAGTTGCGCGATCAATTAGTTTCACTACTGTTGTTAGGGTACGAAACTACAGCAGCAGCTTTAAGTTGGGCGTTTTATTTAATTCACTCTTCGCCACAAGTTTTGGCAAAATTACTACAAGAATTAGCCGCATCTTCGGCGAATCCTGAAGATGTTGCTGCTTTACCCTATTTAACCGCAATCTGTCAAGAAACACTGAGAATCTATCCTATTGGCTTAATTTGTACGCCACGAATGGTTAGAGATTCGGTACAAATAGCAGGCGAAACTTTTCATGCGGAAACTATTGTTGTTCCTTGCATTTATTTAGCGCATCGTCGCCCAGAAACTTATCCTCAACCTGAAGAATTTTTACCAGAAAGATTTTTAACGCGGAAGTTTTCACCATACGAATATTTACCCTTTGGTGGTGGTATTCGTGGCTGTATTGGAATAGCGTTTTCAATGTATGAAATGAAACTTGTGCTGGCAACTATTTTATCGCGCTTTCACTTAGCTTTAGCTGATTCGCGTCCAGCACATCCAGTGCGTCGTGGAATTACCATCATTCCTTCAGCGAGTGGAATGAACATGGTAGTCAAAGCACAACAACCTGCAAAAGTACCGGTAAAAATGTAG
- a CDS encoding LmeA family phospholipid-binding protein: protein MSLYNASFELVASEEIANIMLDDTRLEEQAISKAAEIGLSSQIEQAEEINVEVKTDLWKILQGQADSVAIAGEGVVLQKDIRVQHMELSTDKIDINPFSALLGQVELNQPVQANARLVMSQDDLNRALNSDYVLDQAQFDLDVDGEKVNLAMQQMQLTLPGNNQMVFDGQAVLQEKGTNRQVAFHATARPRTQTEPIMLEGFTCTEGDGFSLEFTAALMQKVKELVNSAYIDLDTMVLRVSNMEVQQGSILLQAQALVRELPTMEQ from the coding sequence TTGAGTTTGTACAACGCAAGCTTTGAATTAGTAGCATCAGAGGAAATCGCAAATATCATGTTGGATGACACACGGTTAGAAGAACAGGCTATCAGTAAAGCAGCAGAAATTGGACTTTCTAGCCAAATCGAGCAAGCTGAGGAAATTAATGTCGAGGTTAAAACTGATCTGTGGAAGATTTTACAAGGACAAGCAGATTCCGTTGCGATCGCTGGTGAAGGTGTTGTACTGCAAAAAGATATCCGCGTCCAGCACATGGAACTGTCTACAGATAAAATTGACATCAATCCTTTCAGTGCTTTACTTGGACAAGTCGAACTCAATCAACCGGTACAAGCTAACGCCCGTCTAGTCATGTCTCAAGATGATCTCAACCGCGCGCTGAATAGCGATTATGTTCTTGACCAAGCGCAATTTGATTTGGATGTCGATGGGGAAAAGGTCAACTTGGCAATGCAGCAAATGCAACTCACGCTACCAGGTAACAATCAAATGGTGTTTGATGGTCAGGCTGTGTTGCAGGAAAAAGGTACTAACCGCCAAGTTGCCTTTCATGCAACAGCACGCCCGCGTACTCAAACTGAACCAATCATGCTAGAAGGGTTTACCTGTACCGAAGGCGATGGCTTTTCCTTGGAATTTACTGCGGCTTTGATGCAAAAAGTCAAGGAACTGGTTAATTCCGCTTACATCGATTTAGATACAATGGTGTTGCGTGTGAGCAACATGGAAGTACAGCAGGGCAGTATTTTACTTCAAGCTCAAGCTTTAGTTCGCGAACTTCCTACGATGGAACAATAA
- a CDS encoding Crp/Fnr family transcriptional regulator — MATQAKHLTEPNIVRVLTQSNYLFRGLDEAWLSSYLRLDDISQVKLYASRPIYTAFQKGETLDVLYAIMAGGPVVIRSTPLDRVIGISYPGSCFGMQSLPFSYGLICKAFPSLVEAYKTTDVIKIPVETVQALYEDSEVFRQRYDLLFELQQKFQYHLLNGSTYPPQAVAALLRALVYQERELGNQPETNATYIFDLPIDVIARASQLNHRTVEQVIKGMRQVKLLAPVKASDPSSDTIKVIDAERLKETYSATRDKVSWWPLRDK, encoded by the coding sequence ATGGCAACACAAGCTAAGCATCTTACGGAACCTAACATCGTCAGGGTGTTAACTCAAAGTAACTATCTCTTTCGAGGCTTGGATGAAGCATGGCTAAGTAGCTACCTGCGTCTTGATGACATATCACAAGTGAAGTTATATGCGAGTCGTCCAATTTATACAGCTTTTCAGAAAGGTGAAACTCTAGACGTGTTATATGCGATCATGGCTGGAGGTCCTGTGGTGATCCGCAGCACTCCTTTAGATCGAGTCATTGGTATTAGCTATCCTGGTAGTTGCTTTGGAATGCAAAGTTTACCTTTTAGCTACGGACTGATCTGTAAGGCATTTCCTAGCTTGGTAGAAGCTTATAAAACAACGGATGTCATCAAAATTCCAGTCGAAACAGTGCAAGCACTTTACGAAGATAGTGAAGTCTTTCGCCAGCGCTACGATTTGCTATTTGAACTCCAACAAAAATTTCAATATCATTTACTCAATGGCAGCACTTACCCGCCGCAAGCTGTTGCAGCTTTGTTACGTGCGCTGGTGTATCAAGAACGTGAACTAGGCAATCAACCAGAAACAAACGCAACTTATATCTTTGACTTACCCATTGATGTGATTGCGCGTGCCAGCCAACTTAACCATCGTACTGTTGAGCAAGTAATTAAAGGAATGCGTCAAGTTAAGTTACTTGCACCAGTAAAAGCAAGCGATCCTTCAAGTGACACAATTAAAGTTATCGATGCTGAACGGTTGAAGGAAACTTACAGCGCGACGAGAGATAAAGTATCGTGGTGGCCCTTACGTGATAAGTAA
- the cysC gene encoding adenylyl-sulfate kinase — MGHKMQEWLRTEIVDDAPIDDEEELLPERKYPANQGFVLWLTGLSGSGKSSIARRIEQELKERSCLVEVLDGDVVRTNLSKGLGYSREDRNTNIRRIGFVANLLSRNGVATIVAAISPYQDARENLRATTENFIEVFVNAPLEVCETRDVKGLYAMARAGEIRAFTGIDDPYEEPINPDIVCYTAEETLEESVAKILAELEQRDCIPPKPQIEFFI, encoded by the coding sequence ATGGGACATAAGATGCAAGAGTGGTTGCGAACAGAAATTGTAGATGATGCGCCTATAGACGATGAGGAAGAACTCCTTCCTGAACGAAAATACCCGGCAAATCAAGGGTTTGTTCTCTGGTTGACAGGGCTAAGTGGTTCAGGTAAAAGCTCAATTGCTCGAAGAATCGAACAAGAACTGAAAGAACGCAGTTGTCTAGTCGAAGTTCTTGACGGCGATGTGGTGCGCACCAACCTTTCCAAAGGCTTAGGCTATAGCCGCGAAGATCGCAACACGAATATTCGTCGTATTGGTTTTGTCGCAAACCTTCTAAGTCGCAATGGAGTTGCGACAATTGTTGCGGCGATTAGTCCTTATCAAGATGCGCGAGAAAACTTACGCGCCACAACCGAAAACTTTATCGAAGTCTTTGTGAATGCACCGCTGGAGGTGTGCGAAACACGCGATGTTAAAGGATTATACGCAATGGCACGCGCTGGTGAAATTCGCGCTTTTACAGGTATTGACGATCCCTACGAGGAACCGATAAACCCAGATATTGTTTGCTACACCGCCGAAGAAACCCTAGAAGAAAGCGTCGCCAAAATTCTCGCGGAACTCGAACAACGCGATTGCATTCCACCCAAGCCACAGATTGAATTCTTTATTTAA
- the crtO gene encoding beta-carotene ketolase CrtO, which yields MQAYDVVIIGAGHNGLVCAAYLLKAGYSVLLLEKRSLPGGAATTEESLPQEAPGFKFNLCAIDHEFIHLGPVVEELELEKYGLEYLECDPVVFCPHPDGKYFLGHKSLEKTCAEIARYSERDAKKYAEYTDYWQRALGAMIPMFNAPPKSVIDILGNYDIKKIRDLFSVIGAPSKTLDFIRTMLTSAEDLLNEWFDSEFLKAPLARLAAELGAPPSQKTIAVGAIMMAMRHDPGMARPRGGTGALVQALLNLVKSKGGVVLCDSHVEKILVDNGKAVGVRVAGGQEYRANKGVISNIDAKRVFLQLVDKSDIDQVEPHLRERLERRIVNNNETILKIDLALDEVPRFERFDHKEEYLIGSVLIADSVSHVEKAHSECTLGKIPDDDPSMYLVVPTVRDPSMAPPGKHTAWIEFFAPYQIAGAEGTGLNGTGWTDELKNKVADRVIDKLADYAPNVKNAIIARQVESPAELGKRLGAYKGNYYHVDMTLDQMVFFRPLPEIANYRTPIDNLYLTGAGTHPGGSISGMPGRNCARVFLQTQQPIAQTLRDARDSIKSTVESVFKIN from the coding sequence ATGCAAGCGTATGATGTTGTGATTATTGGCGCTGGACATAATGGTCTTGTATGCGCCGCGTATTTACTTAAAGCTGGTTATAGTGTTTTATTACTAGAAAAGCGTTCGCTTCCTGGTGGCGCAGCAACTACCGAGGAATCGTTACCGCAAGAAGCACCTGGTTTTAAATTTAACTTGTGCGCGATCGACCATGAGTTTATTCACTTAGGTCCGGTTGTTGAAGAACTCGAACTCGAGAAGTATGGTTTAGAATACCTAGAATGCGATCCTGTCGTCTTTTGCCCGCATCCAGACGGTAAGTACTTTTTAGGTCATAAATCGCTAGAAAAAACCTGCGCAGAGATTGCACGCTATAGCGAACGTGACGCGAAAAAATATGCTGAATATACCGATTACTGGCAACGGGCACTAGGCGCGATGATTCCGATGTTCAACGCCCCACCAAAATCTGTTATTGATATTCTTGGCAACTACGATATTAAAAAAATTAGAGACTTATTCTCTGTCATTGGCGCACCATCGAAAACACTCGACTTTATCCGCACGATGTTGACGAGTGCTGAAGATCTACTCAACGAGTGGTTCGACTCCGAATTTCTCAAAGCACCACTAGCCCGACTCGCTGCTGAACTCGGTGCGCCGCCTTCGCAAAAAACGATCGCAGTTGGTGCAATTATGATGGCAATGCGCCACGACCCTGGAATGGCAAGACCGCGCGGCGGTACAGGTGCGCTGGTACAAGCGTTACTCAATTTAGTCAAAAGCAAGGGTGGCGTTGTTCTTTGCGACTCTCACGTCGAGAAGATTTTAGTCGATAATGGTAAAGCTGTTGGCGTTCGCGTTGCAGGTGGTCAAGAATACCGTGCGAACAAAGGTGTCATCTCGAATATCGACGCGAAGCGAGTCTTTCTGCAACTAGTAGATAAAAGTGATATCGATCAAGTCGAACCTCATTTGCGCGAACGCTTAGAACGCCGAATTGTGAATAATAATGAAACAATCCTTAAAATTGACTTAGCGTTAGATGAAGTACCGCGCTTTGAACGATTCGACCATAAAGAGGAATATCTCATCGGTTCGGTATTAATTGCCGATTCGGTGAGTCATGTCGAAAAAGCACATAGCGAATGTACTTTGGGTAAGATTCCCGATGACGATCCGTCGATGTATTTGGTAGTTCCCACCGTACGCGATCCTTCAATGGCACCTCCTGGAAAGCACACCGCATGGATCGAGTTTTTTGCACCATATCAAATCGCGGGTGCTGAAGGTACCGGCTTAAACGGTACTGGTTGGACAGACGAACTTAAAAATAAAGTTGCCGATCGCGTAATTGATAAACTCGCAGACTACGCACCGAATGTCAAAAACGCAATCATTGCCCGACAAGTCGAAAGCCCCGCAGAATTAGGAAAACGCCTCGGCGCATACAAAGGTAACTATTACCACGTCGATATGACGTTAGATCAAATGGTATTCTTCCGCCCGTTACCAGAAATCGCGAACTACCGTACACCTATTGATAATCTGTATCTTACTGGTGCCGGAACTCATCCAGGTGGCTCAATTTCGGGAATGCCAGGACGCAATTGCGCGCGGGTATTTCTGCAAACGCAACAGCCGATCGCACAAACGCTACGCGATGCTAGAGATTCGATTAAATCTACTGTCGAGTCAGTGTTTAAAATTAACTAA
- a CDS encoding saccharopine dehydrogenase family protein: protein MTARVLILGGRGRIGSSVAQDIATYTQAEIIITTRKPAAAIAVKESLGSQVEVLTLDLADIEVLRKAIASADLVVHSAGPFHYRDASVLKLCIEQGVNYLDVSDHPSFTRKALAYQSAAAEAGVTAIVNTGIFPGISNSMVREGVEQFDQAQRIHLSYIVSGSGGAGVTVMRTTFLGLQKPFEAWIDGQWQQVNPYSDREAIEFPKPYGRSHVYWFNMPEAFTLPEAFPTVKTVITKFGSRPDFYNHLTWIAAHWFPKPLMQKSSAIEFLAYVSHTMTDVTNHFSGIGVAIRSEVSGDKQGTQATYCSTLVHENTAIAAGCGTGSLAQFLLEGKLKKPGVWAVEQAVPTNLFHQAIASRGIKLHHEWL, encoded by the coding sequence ATGACGGCGAGGGTTCTCATTCTTGGAGGTCGGGGGAGGATTGGCAGTAGTGTAGCCCAAGATATTGCCACCTATACTCAAGCAGAAATAATAATTACAACTAGAAAACCAGCCGCAGCGATCGCTGTTAAGGAGAGTTTGGGTTCTCAAGTAGAGGTTTTGACGCTCGATCTAGCTGATATCGAAGTCCTGAGAAAAGCGATCGCATCAGCCGATCTTGTAGTACACAGCGCTGGTCCATTCCATTATCGCGATGCTAGTGTCCTGAAACTTTGCATAGAGCAAGGTGTAAATTATCTAGATGTGAGCGATCATCCTTCTTTTACGCGTAAAGCTTTAGCATACCAATCTGCCGCAGCAGAGGCGGGAGTTACCGCAATTGTTAATACGGGGATATTCCCTGGGATTTCTAATAGTATGGTGCGCGAAGGTGTTGAGCAATTTGACCAAGCCCAACGCATTCATTTGAGTTATATCGTTTCCGGTTCTGGTGGTGCGGGAGTTACGGTGATGCGTACCACGTTTTTGGGATTGCAGAAACCCTTTGAGGCTTGGATTGATGGTCAATGGCAACAAGTGAACCCGTACAGCGATCGCGAAGCAATTGAGTTTCCCAAACCCTACGGGCGATCGCACGTTTACTGGTTTAATATGCCAGAAGCATTTACTTTACCCGAAGCATTTCCAACTGTCAAAACCGTTATTACAAAATTTGGTTCGCGTCCTGATTTTTATAATCACCTCACCTGGATTGCGGCGCACTGGTTTCCTAAACCGTTGATGCAAAAATCAAGTGCAATCGAATTTTTAGCTTATGTCAGCCATACTATGACCGACGTCACGAATCATTTTAGTGGGATTGGTGTGGCAATTCGTTCAGAAGTTAGCGGCGATAAACAAGGCACGCAAGCAACTTATTGTTCAACTTTAGTACATGAAAATACGGCGATCGCCGCTGGTTGCGGTACAGGTAGTCTAGCTCAATTCTTACTCGAAGGAAAACTCAAAAAACCTGGAGTTTGGGCTGTAGAACAAGCTGTACCTACAAATTTGTTCCATCAAGCTATTGCTAGCCGAGGCATAAAACTGCATCACGAATGGCTATGA
- a CDS encoding TspO/MBR family protein, whose protein sequence is MLKPWMIIGGITLLLALASLFFRPRDTQWAKNLNRPKWLVFEPLIPVIWTIVFTGGALSAATVWEKAPGSFSTWLLMGLYLLLEIVTVAYIPATLRSRNLKIGTTLGSSGVVLGIILTLIVGNISGLAALLLLPYILWSPVGTYITWEMMQLNPEAT, encoded by the coding sequence ATGCTCAAACCTTGGATGATTATTGGAGGAATAACTCTATTACTTGCCCTAGCTAGTCTATTTTTTAGACCACGCGATACACAATGGGCAAAAAACTTAAATCGACCAAAGTGGTTGGTTTTTGAGCCACTAATTCCTGTTATTTGGACAATAGTTTTCACTGGTGGAGCCTTATCGGCTGCGACTGTTTGGGAAAAAGCTCCTGGAAGCTTTTCAACTTGGCTACTTATGGGACTTTACTTGTTGTTGGAAATAGTCACAGTTGCTTATATTCCTGCCACACTGCGATCGCGAAATTTGAAAATCGGTACAACTCTAGGTAGTAGTGGAGTTGTTCTCGGCATTATACTAACACTTATTGTTGGGAATATTTCAGGTTTAGCAGCTTTGCTACTTTTGCCATATATTCTGTGGAGTCCCGTTGGTACTTATATAACTTGGGAAATGATGCAGTTAAATCCCGAAGCTACATAA
- a CDS encoding WGxxGxxG family protein — translation MKRSHLNKIILAGLTFSLATLPLTVPAIAQAAGTTGTTTPGTTPGGTTGTTTTTPGTTPGGTAPGTTTTPDGDTTTGGTIPGEPTYGGTTATTTETQTNDGGGSWGWLGLLGLLGLANLFRKPAEPAYRDPNTVSTGRGTTRY, via the coding sequence ATGAAACGTTCTCATCTCAATAAAATCATTTTGGCAGGTTTGACTTTCAGTCTAGCGACTTTGCCTTTAACAGTTCCTGCGATCGCGCAGGCGGCTGGTACAACTGGTACTACTACGCCAGGTACTACTCCTGGTGGTACAACGGGGACCACTACCACAACGCCAGGTACTACTCCTGGTGGTACAGCCCCAGGTACAACAACGACACCAGATGGTGACACTACAACGGGCGGTACTATTCCTGGTGAACCGACCTATGGTGGAACAACAGCTACTACCACTGAAACTCAAACAAATGATGGTGGTGGTTCCTGGGGTTGGCTTGGTTTACTTGGTTTACTTGGCCTAGCTAATTTATTCCGCAAGCCTGCTGAGCCAGCGTATCGCGATCCTAATACAGTCAGTACAGGTAGAGGGACGACTAGATATTAA